The following coding sequences are from one Ruminococcus flavefaciens AE3010 window:
- the scfA gene encoding six-cysteine ranthipeptide SCIFF, with amino-acid sequence MKHIKTINKANLKESAKKGGCGKCQASCQSACKTSCTVANQKCER; translated from the coding sequence ATGAAACATATCAAGACTATCAATAAGGCTAATCTCAAAGAGTCCGCTAAGAAGGGCGGCTGCGGCAAGTGTCAGGCTTCATGCCAGTCTGCTTGCAAGACTTCTTGCACAGTTGCAAACCAGAAGTGCGAGAGATAA